In one Candidatus Eremiobacteraceae bacterium genomic region, the following are encoded:
- the glnA gene encoding type I glutamate--ammonia ligase, whose protein sequence is MSKRDLIKRAKDLGIRFVRLQFSDIHGVTKNVAVPVKELEAALDGNVVFDGSCIEGFVRFEESDMYLSPDSGTFAVLPTVEGAPLEARLICDVVNPDGTPFEGCPRTTLRRALESANGDGFTVHVAAELEFFLFERGADGDPTTATADRGSYFDLSPIDRGDLARRDVSLALEEMGIRVEATHHEVAPGQHEIDLAFTDALALADAIATARFVVKTVAVRHGLHATFMPKPHANQDGSGLHFTQYLARDGINAFISAGAGDLGRSNAPELSETGLAYVGGLLAHARGFTAITNPTVNSYKRLVPGYDAPCYASWSHRAKSALVRVPSDHGAGAHVELRSPDPSCNPYLALACVIASGLDGVRRKSVPGDSVDANVASLPEAERAALGVEQLPASLQEAIAALDADQLVQAALGDHSYHRFREAKLAEWESYRLQVHLWEYEAYLQL, encoded by the coding sequence ATGAGCAAACGCGATCTCATCAAACGCGCCAAGGACCTGGGCATCCGGTTCGTGCGCCTACAGTTCAGCGACATCCACGGCGTCACCAAGAACGTCGCCGTTCCAGTCAAGGAACTCGAAGCCGCGCTTGACGGCAACGTGGTCTTCGACGGCTCATGCATCGAAGGATTCGTCCGCTTCGAAGAGTCGGATATGTATCTTTCGCCCGATTCAGGCACGTTCGCGGTGCTCCCCACCGTCGAAGGAGCGCCGCTCGAGGCGCGTCTCATCTGCGACGTCGTCAATCCGGACGGCACGCCGTTTGAGGGCTGCCCGCGCACCACGTTGCGTCGCGCCCTCGAATCGGCCAACGGTGACGGCTTCACGGTGCACGTGGCGGCGGAACTCGAATTCTTCTTGTTCGAACGTGGAGCCGACGGCGATCCGACGACGGCTACTGCCGATCGTGGTTCGTATTTCGACCTGAGCCCGATCGATCGCGGCGACCTCGCGCGGCGCGACGTGTCGCTTGCTTTGGAAGAGATGGGCATCCGCGTCGAAGCCACGCATCACGAAGTCGCTCCCGGACAACACGAGATCGATCTGGCGTTCACCGACGCGCTCGCGCTCGCCGACGCCATCGCGACTGCGCGGTTCGTCGTGAAGACCGTGGCCGTCCGTCACGGCCTCCACGCCACGTTCATGCCCAAACCGCACGCCAATCAGGATGGCAGCGGGTTGCACTTCACGCAGTATCTCGCGCGCGACGGCATCAACGCGTTCATCTCGGCCGGCGCAGGCGATCTCGGCCGATCAAACGCACCCGAGCTCAGTGAAACGGGTCTCGCCTACGTCGGCGGCTTGCTAGCGCACGCGCGCGGGTTCACCGCGATCACGAATCCGACGGTCAACTCGTACAAACGCCTCGTGCCGGGCTACGACGCGCCGTGCTACGCATCGTGGTCGCATCGCGCGAAGAGCGCGCTCGTGCGCGTTCCTTCCGATCACGGAGCGGGTGCGCACGTGGAGCTGCGCTCGCCGGATCCGTCGTGCAACCCGTACCTCGCACTGGCATGCGTCATCGCGTCGGGGCTCGACGGTGTCCGCCGCAAATCGGTGCCGGGCGATTCGGTCGACGCAAACGTCGCTTCGCTCCCTGAGGCGGAGCGAGCAGCGCTAGGCGTGGAGCAATTGCCCGCGTCGTTGCAAGAAGCGATCGCCGCTCTTGATGCCGATCAGTTGGTGCAAGCGGCGCTCGGCGATCATTCGTACCATCGCTTTCGCGAAGCTAAGCTTGCCGAGTGGGAATCGTACCGGTTGCAAGTCCACCTTTGGGAGTACGAAGCGTACCTCCAATTGTGA
- a CDS encoding GAF domain-containing protein — protein sequence MSIRIAPQDDTRLEETRVIELGMLRGRFVAASIASLLILFLPVPVPLLMRAVPVALWFAFGAVAYRTTTVADSIGRIRLASRLLVGFDTLTVLILISAYWATVPAAWAGMLPIIVYAATRERELGAAITGVLTTLMLFVGYVFQYTGATADVAAYNLIAAVAYTWITVLMTTMLVRATVARTDMLVAKQSTLESVVATEGAKRADYEAQANTLRLLVELAVTLLRERELNALLDRVLAVTLRTFGFRCGAILVAQRERESYEYRTVSGYTDEVAKRLLGREVSFAQVEIKLDQKFLIAPSVYYAPIERHTWHTDPELCFDPEQAVGQRAAPGIWHAADTLVITLMSSAGEVIGLLCPDEPVDGFVPQASTMRNVALFARLAAAAIENVHVVSHEQHRALALERRSTDAEALAEQRRRQADRLARILDVTAAIFSERDLDTMLRRILIVTLDTFGFSAGSIQTLDADRNVFVRRAALGYPGEVVGKETSVADMRRMMSVRGKYRDTYYYVPMELNVSGGITRNEDIVVLPRIQPGDWHELDLLLFPILNSQGEMIGILSPDDPKTHLVPDDETVRTIEVFAQLAGLAMETAQMRDAQAARR from the coding sequence GTGAGCATTCGCATCGCACCGCAGGACGACACGAGACTCGAGGAGACTCGGGTCATCGAGCTTGGCATGCTGCGCGGCCGATTCGTCGCCGCCTCCATCGCGTCGCTGCTGATACTCTTCCTTCCCGTGCCCGTTCCGCTGCTCATGCGCGCGGTCCCCGTCGCTCTGTGGTTCGCTTTCGGCGCAGTCGCGTATCGCACCACGACGGTCGCGGATAGCATCGGGCGCATCCGTCTAGCGTCTCGGCTCCTCGTCGGGTTTGATACGCTCACGGTGCTCATCCTCATCTCCGCGTATTGGGCCACCGTTCCGGCGGCTTGGGCCGGCATGCTCCCGATCATCGTGTATGCGGCCACGCGCGAGCGCGAGTTGGGAGCGGCGATCACCGGTGTGCTGACCACGCTTATGCTCTTTGTGGGATACGTCTTTCAGTACACCGGCGCGACCGCCGACGTCGCGGCGTACAACCTCATCGCCGCGGTGGCGTACACGTGGATAACGGTACTGATGACCACCATGCTGGTCCGCGCGACCGTCGCGCGCACCGATATGCTCGTCGCGAAACAATCGACGCTCGAGTCGGTGGTCGCGACCGAAGGCGCCAAGCGCGCGGACTACGAGGCGCAGGCCAATACGTTGCGTCTCTTGGTCGAGCTGGCGGTGACGCTGCTGCGCGAGCGCGAGCTGAATGCATTGCTGGATCGCGTGCTCGCCGTCACGTTGCGCACGTTCGGCTTTCGCTGCGGCGCGATCCTCGTAGCGCAGCGCGAGCGCGAGTCGTACGAGTACCGTACGGTTTCCGGCTACACCGACGAGGTCGCGAAGAGACTCTTGGGCCGCGAAGTCTCGTTCGCGCAAGTGGAGATCAAACTCGACCAGAAATTCTTGATCGCGCCGTCGGTCTATTACGCGCCGATCGAGCGGCATACGTGGCACACGGATCCCGAATTGTGCTTCGATCCCGAGCAAGCCGTCGGGCAACGCGCCGCCCCGGGCATCTGGCACGCTGCAGACACGCTCGTCATCACGCTGATGTCCTCGGCGGGTGAAGTGATCGGCCTGCTTTGTCCAGACGAGCCGGTGGACGGATTTGTTCCCCAAGCGTCGACGATGCGCAATGTCGCATTGTTCGCGCGGCTAGCCGCCGCAGCGATTGAGAACGTGCACGTCGTCTCGCACGAACAGCATCGCGCGCTGGCCCTCGAACGAAGGTCGACCGATGCGGAGGCGCTTGCCGAGCAGCGCCGCCGGCAAGCCGACCGCTTGGCCCGCATACTCGACGTCACCGCGGCGATCTTCAGCGAGCGCGACCTCGACACGATGCTGCGCCGCATTCTCATCGTCACGCTCGACACGTTCGGCTTTTCTGCCGGCTCGATCCAGACGCTCGACGCCGACCGCAACGTGTTCGTGCGCCGCGCCGCCCTCGGCTATCCGGGCGAGGTCGTGGGTAAAGAGACCTCGGTCGCCGACATGCGCCGCATGATGTCGGTGCGCGGCAAATACCGCGACACCTACTATTACGTGCCGATGGAATTGAACGTCAGCGGCGGCATCACGCGCAACGAAGACATCGTGGTCTTGCCGCGCATACAGCCGGGCGACTGGCACGAGCTCGACCTGTTGCTCTTCCCGATCCTGAATTCTCAGGGCGAGATGATTGGGATTCTATCGCCCGATGATCCAAAGACGCATCTCGTGCCGGACGACGAGACCGTGCGCACGATTGAAGTGTTCGCGCAACTTGCGGGTCTTGCGATGGAAACCGCGCAGATGCGCGATGCGCAGGCCGCCAGGCGCTGA